The nucleotide window TGTTCCCTAAATACTTGACTACTATGCTGTTTGAACTTTTATATAAATGTCAAAAAGATATGTCAGTAAATTTTTCTTATCGTGCACTTAGGAATAAGAGCTTATCAGATAAAATTGAAAACTATAGCCAAGTGGGGTAACTGATGCTTGCTCAATAAATGCTTGCTCTCTCCTCCAAATTGTCACGTGAATATATCTTGCTATAATTGGCTGGTTGGGGAGGTTGAAACACCTACCTATATTAATGACTTTTTTGGTTTCCCGTGCAATTTGTTTGctcaattaaatttgaattgcatACAATAGAGTTCATTTGGGATGGCTCTTTTCTTCGTAACATATCAGTGTTCGAATATGAGACTTCACCAATGCACCATAACTCATTATACTACTAATTgactttaatataattttaccGTAAAAGAGTACttattataaaaattgataCAATGTGATTGTGTTTGTTTCTCTAATGAGGGGTTAATGTAAGattgtgattttgatattaGGACCCAGGCATGGAAGATGAGATGGCGAAATACGGCAGTGAAGCAGTACTGAAAAAGATATTGATAGATAGAAAACCAGGACCACCTTGTTTACCCAAGGAGAATCCCTTTGGCATTTCCAGTGATGATAAGTTGCCTTCATGGCTTTCTCAAGATGATCTCAACTACTACTCTACCAAATTTGACCAAAAGGGATTCACTGGTGGACTAAACTACTACCGCGCTCTTGATTTGTACGTTCCATTGACcctaattatattataatttgaaTGTGATTTACAGGTTTCTTAAACCATACCGTTGAATTTTGGGCAGGAACTGGGAGCTGACAGCTCCGTGGACAGGGGTGAAAGTGAATGTCCCTGTAAAATTTGTGGTAGGTGATTTGGACGTGGTGTATACAACACCAGGAATGAAAGAGTATGTGCATGGAGGAGGTTTCAAGAAGGATGTGCCCATGTTAaatgatgttgttgtgttggAAGGAGCTGCCCATTTCATTAATCAAGAAAGAGCTCAAGAGACGAACTCTcacatttatgattttattagCAAGTTCTGATCTAAATGTTACTCGTTTGTTGGCTTAACTTATGATGTAGTACTGCTTTTCAATCACCTTCTGGCGGCACAATGTTggttttgaagttttatttgaTTATTCAGCGTTTATGGTTTCCTAAATTACAATTGTTATGACTAATGCACTCCCTTTCTCCAGCATGATAGATAGAAATTGAACACCCAACTCAAATTATAAACGTCACAGCTGCTTGAGTATGCTTAATTTTGGGGATCGTGCAGGGAGAAAGGAAATACTAGTACGTATAAAAATAAATCCTTACAGACTTAAACAAGCTAAAATTCAATTAAACAATTTTTGATAGGTGAACAATGAACGAGAACTCTAATCACACTAGGCTAAAATGTGACATGTAACTAGAAGTGGTAGACTAAAATCTAAGACCGTTTCCAATTGTATGGTATTGGTAGTTATTTTTTTCAGTCATTTTGTGGGTTAGTTTCatatttgttaactgaaattTACGTTGTAAATTTTGTTCCTATATTGAACACCTGAATGGGCAATAATAAATCATTCTACCACTTCGCTTGCTTATCGACAAAAGCAATTCCTAACAAAAACTACCGTCAACATGATTATTAAGCAAGATTTACATATATCACCAATGAAAATTTCGATGCAATATAACAGGACATCTGAAATTGGTattctatttttcaatttaCTATATCTAAACATCAAATTGCCATACAAGCAATAAACCAAGCCCCTCCCTCTGCTTGTAGCTCAGTTCATTGATATCCTTATTGTAAATTGATTGAAATTATGCAGTATAGTTGACATAAAAGGCAAGTACGTAGCACTTTAATTAACCCAAAGCCAAGGTATTTCAGTCGATAAGTAAAAGAGGGAGGCAAGCGGTAGTTGATTTTGGTGGCAACAAGAAGTGTAGTAGGATATACTATTGTAATTGAGCTCGCAATTCCAAACAACCCAATCCATATAACATGAGGATGGGGGAATGTAAAACAATTAGTCATATTATATGGACTTTTGCTTAACGATAAACTGATGCAGCACAATCATTTTAAACTAAAAGTTGGTTTCAAAGTagataaaaatcaaatatcCTCAACAAGACGGGGAGTAAACATAAGCAACTGCATACTAGAGTCTGCAAAAACTTGTACTGCCACGATACAAATAACAACCATTCTTAGataaataatagaaatcaacttaAGCCTTGTAACCCCTGCTCTTCCTCTTTCCTCTAGCTCTCTCAAACTTTCTTCCCTTGGCACGGACATATGGTTTGGTATGGCTGTGTGGAACACCTGGAGCTGGACCAAAGTGCTTCACTGCTTCACGTGCATTCTTAGGACCTCTGAGGAGAAGCTGCAAATCAATCAACAATATTAGCATTCAAACAAGCTGGGACTTTTTATAACTAGAAATTAACACAGTAAAGGGAATATTAtactctataaaaaaaaacatctatcataaaacaaatttaaCCTAATTCCAAATAATAGTGTACTATTTCATGTTACATTAGCATTATGCGCTTTCTATACCATCCAATATCTAGTTAATTGAGAGGGTATCTTTGTCCTCTTAAAATTTGCTGCCATCCACAAGACtcaaaaatatacataacatAACAATTATTTGGAATAAGTGTAATCCTGATACATTGAAGCACATATCCATCAATTCAGTTAGGAAAAGGCTTAAGCAGATAGGATCTTTTTCTGGTTTGCTATACGCACAGATAAAATCTTTGAAATCATGACAAGatttccaagaagaactaagtGCGATAAATGAACAGCTAAGATcctcttaaaatttgaagtaaTCCAGACAAAAGAATGTTTACATGTTACATTCGCTTTCTATGATTTCTAATCAGATATCTAAGTAAATCAAGAGGGAACATTGTTCATCTTAAAATCTGCAACCATTGAAGCACAACTCCATATATTTCAGTTGGGAAAAGACTTTAGTACttaattggaaaaaatataatcccaataCATTGAAGCACAACTCCATATATTTCAGTTGGGAAAAGGCTTAAGCAGACGGGATCTTTTCTGGTTTTCTATACGCACAGAAAAAATCTTTGTAATCATAAGAAGATTACACAGAAGAGTAATGTGCAACAAATGAACAGCTAAGGTGATATTAAAACTTACAGACATCCAGATAATAGTACTTTTTCATGTTGCATTAGCATTCAATGctttcttttcaaatatttagTAAAACAAGAGGATATGTTGTTCATCTTAAAATCTGCAGTCATCCTGGAAGAGACTAAACAATTATACAACATACTAATTATTCGGAAAAATGTAATCCCAATACATTGAAGCTCAACTCCATATATTCAGTTGGGAAAAGGCTTAAGCAGATAGGATCGTTTATGGGTTTCTATATGCACAGATAAAATCTTTGAAATCATAAGAAGATTCCCAAGAAGATCGATGTGCAACAAATGATCAGCTGGAATCAACAAATACATAGGGTGCAATGGACAGAGAAGAAGCCActaaaaataacattcaaaatacAGAGGACGTAGCTGAATTGCGAATAAAATCAAGCGATAAGAAAGAATGGCCAAACAATGTCAAATTGTCATTGGGTTAACATGAAAGCACGTGTACCCTTCACTGAGAGTAAGTGTTTTACTAGATAAGACCACCACACTAAATTATACCAACTATCTCACAGGCATACTAGCATTTAACCATGCAAAGTGACAATCCAAATAACAAAGTATCcataaaaatacaatgaaagaCGCAACTGTTGGTCACATACAGCAAAACATCAAAGCCACTCAAATGTGTACAGAGAATCAAGACTCACAACGAAAATGCAGCAAGATAATTAAGGGTCATTCAAGGTTTAATATCCAAATATCAAAAGCTTTTCTGTTCAGTAAATCCATGAAAAATCAAGTACTAAACAATAGTAGTAACATCAAAAGCTGAAAAAATGGGACTTATCACCCTTCTCTAATTAAAAACAGTCAACCACTTCACCAAAAGTGAAAATATAGATACAAATCACGCATAGCTAACAAAGACACCTGAAACAAAATACTGCAAGTAGCAAAGAACTATTAAGGATCTGATTCAATACCGTGTTCTGTCCAAGTGGAGCCCTGAGAGCCAACTGATCGAATGTCAAGCATTCACCACCAGCCTTCTCAATCCTTGCCCTGGCTGTCtttgtgaacttcaaagcaCACACCTTCAATTTTGGAACTTCATAAGCCCTAACATCGTCGGTAACAGTACCCACAAGGACAACAGTCTTATCGCCCTGATAAACAAATATCAAAACCATCACTTCAACCGCAAACACGcaaacaaaatcacatatacatctaaatcaaatcaacaaaacaaaacacaaaaaaagcCCCAAACAATATACCTTTCCTTCGGCATAAGAAATCAACCTcgagagagagagtggaggcTTGTTAATCTTGCTCATGAAGAGCCTCTTAAGAATCACCGCATTGAACTTGCTTCCGGTCCTCCTTGCCAAGAATCGGTAAAGCTATTAACGCACAtcaaacaacaaagtttaagcCATCAAACaacttgaaaattacataaagaAAACAAACTTCACTCAAATTGAATCTATATATACCTTGACGAGGAGCTTGAGGTAAACATCGTCAGACTTAGGGGCGGTACGCTTAGTCTTCTTACTCTTACCTCCGGCCTTCAGATCGATACCCATGGCTGGCTGGACTCTGCTGAGAGAGATGGAGAAATGGCTGCAAGAGGTGCCtcttatattaatatatgaagTGAAATGAGGAGGCTAGGGTTTTTAGAGAGGTTGGTGTTGCCCTTGTGTTTTGTGTGGTTGAGGTCTACAATAAACTCTTATGCACCTTACTTAGATGTTCGACACGTCTTCATTTACTATTCTTCCTCTCTACGAGTTAGGGTTTTGTTTTAGAGccctcattttaatatttaaccCCTTTTAacctttattcattttattattacaCCCATTAATAAACATCCAAATTAGATTTGGAGAAGAAAATTAGTATAATGTAGAGTGCCACTTGACATTGTTTAAAAAACTATAATGGAGCATATATCGcacaaacaattaattattgacatgtcTTGATAAAAAGAGAGTGATAATTtagacaattttaaaaaataatggatcAAATTGAGTAATGAGCCAGGGCAAAGCTAGAAAGGGCTGAaaggttcatccgaaccccctttGTTAGAAATTACAtcatttatatatgattaaaattattatttttatgtgta belongs to Solanum stenotomum isolate F172 chromosome 1, ASM1918654v1, whole genome shotgun sequence and includes:
- the LOC125848315 gene encoding 60S ribosomal protein L18-2-like, with the protein product MGIDLKAGGKSKKTKRTAPKSDDVYLKLLVKLYRFLARRTGSKFNAVILKRLFMSKINKPPLSLSRLISYAEGKGDKTVVLVGTVTDDVRAYEVPKLKVCALKFTKTARARIEKAGGECLTFDQLALRAPLGQNTLLLRGPKNAREAVKHFGPAPGVPHSHTKPYVRAKGRKFERARGKRKSRGYKA
- the LOC125848200 gene encoding uncharacterized protein LOC125848200; translation: MEGIEHRTLNVNGINMHVAEKGKGPVVLFLHGFPELWYTWRHQIVALADQGYRAVAPDLRGYGDTDAPKEVTSYTYFHVVGDLVALIESLGVERVFLVAHDWGAMIGWYLCYFRPDLVKAYVCLSVPFRPRHPKMKPIPTMRAFLGDDYYMCRFQDPGMEDEMAKYGSEAVLKKILIDRKPGPPCLPKENPFGISSDDKLPSWLSQDDLNYYSTKFDQKGFTGGLNYYRALDLNWELTAPWTGVKVNVPVKFVVGDLDVVYTTPGMKEYVHGGGFKKDVPMLNDVVVLEGAAHFINQERAQETNSHIYDFISKF